A portion of the Anoxybacillus gonensis genome contains these proteins:
- a CDS encoding (Fe-S)-binding protein has protein sequence MNVTLFVTCLVDLFHVNVGKATVELLERLGCTVHFPEAQTCCGQPAYNSGYVKEAKEAMKHMIRTFEHAEYIVTPSGSCATMFKEYPHIFKGDGEWEERAKRVADKTYELTQFIVDVLQVEDVGARLKGTATYHTSCHMTRLLGVKDAPLTLLQHVKDLEVVPLPNAHNCCGFGGTFSVKMGPISEQMVDEKIECIERVEADYLIGADCGCLMNIGGRIERKGKPIRVMHIAEVLNSR, from the coding sequence ATGAACGTCACATTATTTGTTACATGTTTAGTCGATTTGTTTCACGTCAACGTCGGAAAAGCGACAGTCGAGCTATTAGAGCGGCTTGGTTGTACGGTTCATTTTCCAGAAGCGCAAACGTGCTGTGGACAGCCGGCGTACAATAGCGGCTATGTAAAAGAAGCGAAAGAAGCGATGAAACATATGATTCGCACATTTGAACATGCCGAATATATCGTCACGCCATCTGGTTCGTGTGCGACGATGTTTAAAGAATATCCGCACATTTTTAAAGGCGACGGGGAATGGGAAGAGCGGGCGAAACGCGTGGCCGATAAAACGTATGAACTGACGCAATTTATCGTCGATGTGCTACAAGTGGAAGATGTCGGGGCGCGGTTAAAAGGAACAGCGACGTATCATACGTCATGTCATATGACGCGCTTACTTGGCGTAAAAGATGCGCCGCTTACGCTTTTGCAACATGTGAAAGATCTTGAAGTGGTGCCGCTTCCAAACGCACACAATTGTTGCGGATTTGGCGGTACGTTTTCTGTCAAAATGGGACCGATTTCGGAACAAATGGTCGATGAAAAAATTGAATGTATTGAACGAGTCGAAGCGGATTATTTAATCGGGGCCGATTGCGGCTGTTTAATGAACATCGGCGGGCGCATCGAGCGAAAAGGCAAGCCGATTCGCGTCATGCACATCGCCGAAGTGTTAAATAGCCGATAA
- a CDS encoding PAS domain-containing sensor histidine kinase, whose amino-acid sequence MMEESAFIQLSKQEKEAIDERMSRYDFMLQQVTDAMIVVKDDGTFVEVNEAACRLFRAPKEQLLRKKFQEYTYLVPEHIFQFQKQMLRKFGAYDDELVIRLADGELKHVQLFMRRHQEQQFDLYMIRDISSKKALERERTINETLFKDLFNRAGDGIVIFDGQGRFIDANPSFCTSVNVKREELFKLSIQTFIPIEYHDLFDQLLLTLKRNGTVSSELPFILGDGMQKLFELTLTANVHSGFFMAIMRNVTEKRNMEINLQRSEERFRAIFEQAHEAIIICDNFGNILRANPAASRTFELPLHDLVHANLLQFMDGKNKKVRDVLRQFFRVGQIRDELTFHMPNGEKKQLEFTSKKGVINGYHLTIFRNVSERRKMEKQLREQEQKFRSVFNHAMDGIVLIDDQQRIFDANPAACRIFSLQKEQLLEKCMHEFIGSNDLMKFQTWLNDGEEEEFCIIDGEGKKKIVELSFKPNIIEHVGLMMMRDMTEKKEMEEQLRKSDTLNVVGQLAAGIAHEIRNPMTALKGFIQLLQGSIGNDCEQHNMYFHVIMSELKRIESIITEFLVLAKPQAIHYERGDVAKIMQETVDLLSVQATMHNIQIEATYEQVPLIYCEPKQLKQVFINILKNAIEVMPNGGTITVSVSRVEEGIRIAIRDEGSGIPKEKIKKLGEPFYTTKERGTGLGLMVSYKIIEEHHGRIDVESEVGVGTTFYITLPVTNDMQ is encoded by the coding sequence ATGATGGAGGAGTCTGCATTCATTCAACTTTCGAAACAAGAGAAAGAAGCGATCGATGAGCGAATGAGTCGGTATGATTTTATGTTGCAACAAGTGACGGATGCGATGATTGTTGTGAAAGATGACGGGACGTTTGTGGAAGTAAATGAGGCGGCGTGCCGTTTGTTTCGTGCGCCAAAAGAACAACTGTTACGAAAAAAATTTCAAGAATATACATACCTTGTTCCTGAACATATTTTCCAATTTCAAAAGCAAATGTTGCGTAAATTTGGGGCGTACGATGATGAACTCGTCATTCGTCTAGCCGATGGCGAATTGAAGCATGTGCAATTATTTATGCGTCGCCATCAAGAGCAACAATTTGATTTATATATGATCCGCGACATTTCCTCGAAAAAAGCGCTTGAGCGTGAACGAACGATTAACGAAACGTTATTTAAAGATTTGTTTAATCGCGCAGGCGACGGCATCGTCATTTTTGATGGACAAGGGCGCTTCATTGACGCAAATCCTTCCTTTTGTACGAGCGTCAACGTAAAAAGAGAAGAGTTGTTTAAACTTTCAATACAAACATTTATTCCGATTGAATATCACGATTTATTCGATCAACTGTTGCTTACGTTAAAACGAAACGGAACGGTATCAAGCGAGCTTCCGTTTATTTTAGGCGACGGCATGCAAAAGTTGTTTGAATTGACGTTGACAGCGAACGTGCATAGCGGATTTTTTATGGCGATTATGCGCAACGTGACAGAAAAACGAAATATGGAAATCAACTTACAGCGAAGCGAAGAACGATTTCGCGCCATTTTTGAACAAGCGCACGAAGCCATTATTATTTGCGACAATTTTGGAAACATTTTGCGCGCCAATCCGGCCGCTAGCCGAACGTTTGAGCTGCCGCTTCACGATCTCGTTCATGCGAACTTATTGCAGTTTATGGATGGAAAAAATAAAAAAGTGCGCGACGTGTTGCGTCAATTTTTCCGCGTTGGGCAAATTCGCGATGAACTGACGTTTCATATGCCGAATGGCGAAAAAAAACAGCTTGAATTTACATCGAAAAAGGGCGTTATTAACGGCTACCATTTAACGATTTTTCGCAACGTCAGTGAACGAAGAAAAATGGAAAAGCAGTTGCGCGAACAAGAACAAAAGTTTCGCAGCGTATTTAATCATGCGATGGACGGCATCGTGCTGATTGACGATCAGCAGCGCATTTTTGATGCCAACCCTGCGGCATGCCGTATTTTTTCCCTTCAAAAAGAACAGCTGCTTGAAAAATGTATGCATGAGTTTATCGGCAGCAACGATTTAATGAAATTTCAAACGTGGTTAAACGACGGAGAGGAAGAAGAATTTTGTATCATTGACGGAGAAGGAAAGAAAAAAATTGTGGAATTATCGTTTAAGCCGAACATTATTGAACATGTCGGGCTAATGATGATGCGCGATATGACCGAGAAAAAAGAAATGGAAGAACAGTTGCGCAAGTCAGATACGTTAAACGTCGTCGGACAACTCGCAGCAGGCATCGCTCATGAAATTCGCAATCCGATGACAGCGTTAAAAGGATTTATTCAACTATTGCAAGGAAGTATCGGCAATGATTGCGAACAACACAATATGTACTTCCACGTCATTATGTCAGAATTAAAGCGTATTGAGTCGATTATTACCGAATTTCTCGTGTTGGCGAAACCGCAAGCGATTCATTATGAACGGGGCGACGTGGCGAAAATTATGCAAGAAACGGTCGATTTATTAAGCGTGCAGGCGACGATGCATAACATTCAAATTGAAGCGACGTATGAACAAGTTCCGCTTATTTATTGCGAACCGAAACAATTAAAACAAGTGTTTATTAACATATTAAAAAATGCGATTGAAGTCATGCCAAACGGCGGCACGATTACCGTTTCTGTTTCACGTGTCGAAGAAGGCATACGCATCGCCATCCGCGATGAAGGAAGCGGCATTCCAAAAGAGAAAATAAAAAAATTAGGGGAGCCGTTTTATACGACGAAAGAGCGTGGAACGGGGCTCGGTTTAATGGTCAGCTATAAGATTATTGAAGAGCATCACGGGCGCATTGATGTCGAAAGCGAAGTGGGCGTTGGTACGACGTTTTATATTACTCTACCAGTTACTAATGACATGCAATAA
- a CDS encoding LutC/YkgG family protein: MEAFLQRLASRLGRDMPTFVERPQWKHAPQQTVFQGYSQDELLAELKKQCTRIHTTLVETNTAELQQTIEQVIDAHGGGPIVVANDERYEQVGLSSFLKREDVHVWDVSLGRANIEAAEKANVGMTFSDITLAKSGTVVLLNHHNQGRTISFLPKTYVAIIPKSTIVPRMTQAASIIREQKHVPSCINFITGPSNSADIEMNLVVGVHGPMKATYIVITDC, translated from the coding sequence ATGGAAGCTTTTTTACAACGTCTCGCTTCTCGTCTTGGACGTGACATGCCGACATTTGTCGAACGTCCACAATGGAAACATGCGCCGCAACAAACGGTATTTCAAGGATATAGTCAAGACGAGTTACTCGCTGAGTTAAAAAAGCAATGTACCCGCATTCATACGACGCTCGTGGAAACGAACACCGCTGAACTTCAGCAAACGATCGAACAAGTCATTGATGCACATGGCGGCGGACCGATTGTTGTCGCAAACGATGAACGATATGAACAAGTCGGGTTATCTTCCTTTTTAAAAAGAGAAGATGTGCACGTCTGGGACGTATCGCTCGGACGAGCAAATATCGAAGCGGCAGAAAAGGCGAACGTCGGCATGACATTTAGCGACATCACGCTGGCGAAATCCGGAACGGTCGTGTTGCTTAATCATCACAACCAAGGGCGGACGATTAGCTTTTTACCGAAAACGTACGTGGCGATCATTCCGAAAAGTACAATCGTTCCACGGATGACGCAAGCGGCGAGCATCATTCGTGAACAAAAACATGTTCCGTCATGTATCAATTTCATTACAGGCCCAAGCAACTCGGCAGATATTGAAATGAATTTAGTCGTTGGGGTGCACGGACCGATGAAAGCCACATACATCGTCATTACCGATTGTTGA
- a CDS encoding FadR/GntR family transcriptional regulator, with protein sequence MDNVYKQIKPKKIYEEVAEAILHMIQTGQLKPGDKLDSVQQLAENFQVGRAAIREALTALRAMGLIEMKQGEGTYVREFDPAMLSFPISAAVLMNKEDVAHLLEVRKLLEVGASGVAAKRRTDEDLRAMQSALTQMREAIGDEELGEKADFLFHMAIAAATKNPLLVSLMNNVSGMMMETMRETRRIWLFAKQATTEQLLEDHIAIFEAIREKNAELAQERMKDHLGHVEKVLSDYMSS encoded by the coding sequence GTGGACAACGTGTACAAACAAATTAAACCGAAAAAAATATATGAAGAAGTAGCGGAAGCGATTTTACATATGATTCAAACAGGGCAGTTAAAGCCCGGCGATAAACTCGATTCCGTTCAACAGCTAGCAGAAAATTTCCAAGTTGGACGAGCAGCGATTCGTGAAGCGTTGACGGCGCTTCGGGCGATGGGGCTCATTGAAATGAAACAAGGGGAAGGCACATACGTGCGCGAGTTTGATCCAGCGATGTTGTCGTTTCCGATTTCCGCAGCGGTGCTCATGAATAAAGAAGACGTCGCTCATTTATTAGAAGTGAGAAAGCTGTTAGAAGTCGGTGCATCAGGCGTGGCAGCGAAACGAAGAACAGACGAAGATTTGCGCGCGATGCAAAGCGCCCTTACGCAAATGCGCGAAGCGATTGGCGACGAAGAACTTGGTGAAAAAGCGGACTTTTTATTTCATATGGCGATTGCGGCGGCAACGAAAAATCCGCTATTAGTGAGTTTAATGAACAACGTCTCAGGCATGATGATGGAGACGATGCGCGAGACGCGCCGCATTTGGTTGTTTGCCAAACAAGCGACGACCGAACAGCTGCTTGAAGATCATATCGCGATTTTTGAGGCGATTCGCGAAAAAAACGCCGAACTTGCCCAAGAGCGAATGAAAGACCATTTAGGGCATGTCGAAAAAGTTTTGTCCGACTATATGTCTTCATAA
- a CDS encoding LutB/LldF family L-lactate oxidation iron-sulfur protein: MAMKINTGEFHERVEKGIHNTFMRGAVAGAQERLRTRRLEAAAELGNWEQWRALGEEIRKHTLENLDYYLMQLSENVKKRGGHVFFAQTAEEANDYICRVVESKQAKKIVKSKSMVTEEIHMNAALEKLGCEVIETDLGEYILQVDDHDPPSHIVAPALHKNKEQIRDVFQEKLAYTKTEKPEELALHARHMLRHEYMTADVGITGCNFAVAETGSITLVTNEGNADLVTALPKTQITVMGMERIVPTFEEMEVLVSLLTRSAVGQKLTSYITVLTGPRDEGEVDGPEEFHLVIVDNGRSDILGTEFQPVLQCIRCAACVNVCPVYRHIGGHSYGSIYSGPIGAVLSPLLGGYDDYKELPYASTLCAACTEACPVKIPLHELLLKHRQTIVEREGKAPISEKLAMKAFGLGAASSMLYKLGSKIAPTAVHPFTINDRISKGPGPLKAWTDIREFPAPEKERFRDWFKQRGEE, from the coding sequence ATGGCGATGAAAATTAACACGGGAGAATTTCACGAGCGAGTGGAAAAAGGGATTCATAATACGTTTATGCGCGGAGCGGTGGCAGGAGCGCAAGAACGGTTGCGCACGCGCCGATTGGAAGCAGCAGCGGAGCTTGGCAATTGGGAACAATGGCGCGCGCTTGGGGAGGAAATTCGTAAACATACGCTTGAAAACTTAGATTATTATTTAATGCAATTAAGCGAAAATGTAAAAAAGCGCGGGGGGCATGTGTTTTTCGCGCAAACGGCAGAAGAAGCGAACGACTACATTTGCCGCGTCGTCGAAAGCAAACAAGCGAAAAAAATTGTGAAATCAAAATCGATGGTGACAGAAGAAATTCATATGAACGCTGCCCTTGAAAAGCTCGGCTGCGAAGTCATTGAAACAGACCTTGGCGAATACATTTTGCAAGTCGATGACCACGATCCACCATCGCACATCGTCGCGCCTGCGCTTCATAAAAATAAAGAACAAATTCGCGACGTATTTCAAGAAAAGCTGGCGTATACAAAAACAGAAAAGCCAGAAGAACTGGCGCTTCATGCGCGCCATATGCTTCGTCATGAATATATGACGGCCGATGTCGGCATTACAGGATGCAACTTTGCGGTTGCGGAAACGGGTTCGATCACGTTAGTGACGAACGAAGGAAACGCCGATTTAGTGACCGCTTTACCAAAAACACAAATTACGGTCATGGGAATGGAGCGCATCGTACCGACGTTTGAAGAAATGGAAGTGCTCGTCAGCTTGCTTACAAGAAGCGCCGTCGGGCAAAAATTAACGAGCTACATTACCGTATTAACAGGTCCGCGCGATGAAGGAGAAGTGGACGGACCGGAAGAATTTCATCTCGTCATTGTCGATAATGGGCGTTCCGATATTTTAGGAACGGAATTTCAACCGGTGTTGCAATGTATTCGTTGCGCCGCTTGCGTCAACGTTTGTCCGGTATACCGTCATATTGGTGGACATTCGTACGGTTCGATTTATTCCGGACCGATTGGAGCGGTATTGTCACCGCTTCTTGGCGGCTATGACGACTATAAAGAATTGCCGTATGCATCGACGTTATGTGCCGCTTGTACAGAAGCATGTCCGGTCAAAATTCCGCTCCATGAACTGTTGTTAAAACATCGGCAAACGATTGTTGAACGGGAAGGAAAAGCGCCGATTTCCGAAAAGTTAGCGATGAAAGCGTTCGGACTTGGCGCGGCATCGTCCATGTTGTATAAACTCGGTTCAAAAATTGCGCCGACAGCTGTCCATCCATTTACAATAAACGACCGCATTTCGAAAGGTCCAGGACCGTTAAAAGCATGGACGGATATTCGTGAATTTCCAGCGCCTGAAAAAGAACGGTTTCGCGATTGGTTCAAACAAAGGGGGGAGGAATAA